A single Mangifera indica cultivar Alphonso chromosome 20, CATAS_Mindica_2.1, whole genome shotgun sequence DNA region contains:
- the LOC123204628 gene encoding N6-adenosine-methyltransferase MT-A70-like: MEAETGSAKDDNSVTSIKTLRSQLESRIESQHNTHLELLSSLRNIVPNIVSSLDLSLNLISNFDHRDFNPTPPLPEIPKLIPKPTNAACLNHNNAKLNASDNLQGSPDLGQETRGGKFGIDESGNPLAVVRAMVAEGLLRRVPFKPIDSSMLLRKLESDANATLAEKKALRDLGGEAGAILAVETALRSIAEENGGVELEELSISGKSRVMVLSIDRIGLLKELPESVQQNQDFFNGNNNTTVNQHQIQNQGGDLYGIQRPEMWDPHMAGMASIYGGGMMGPRGRGVMGMQRGGRGQKSRTEEDDWNDIQEMLNKKTYKESQRSKTGEELLDLIQRPTAKETAVAAKFKSKGGSQVKEYCSSLTKEDCRLKTGSFAACEKVHFRRIIAQHTDINLGDCSFLDTCRHMKTCKYVHYELDPERDLPPTVMGAGALAPPKPLKPQRPEYCSEVELGEPQWINCDIRTFRMDILGQFGVIMADPPWDIHMELPYGTMADDEMRNLNVPALQTDGLIFLWVTGRAMELGRECLDLWGYKRVEEIIWVKTNQLQRIIRTGRTGHWLNHSKEHCLVGIKGNPEVNRNIDTDVIVAEVRETSRKPDEMYPLLERISPRTRKLELFARMHNTHAGWMSLGNQLDGVRLVDEGLRARFKAAYPEVVVQPASPPRASTMEIDSNNATQTRSPFAVNESRSSAMQFADPEAPEVPYASEERPMAVDADMVN, from the exons ATGGAGGCTGAAACTGGGAGCGCGAAGGACGACAACAGTGTAACCAGCATCAAAACGCTGCGTTCTCAACTCGAGTCTCGAATCGAGTCTCAACACAACACCCACCTAGagcttctctcttctctccGAAACATAGTCCCAAATATCGTCTCCTCTCTCGATCTCTCTCTCAATCTCATTTCTAACTTCGATCACCGTGACTTTAACCCCACTCCTCCCCTCCCTGAAATCCCCAAATTGATTCCGAAGCCCACCAACGCTGCTTGTCTCAATCACAACAATGCCAAACTCAACGCCTCCGACAATCTACAAGGTTCTCCGGACCTGGGTCAAGAAACACGTGGCGGAAAGTTTGGTATTGACGAGAGTGGGAATCCGTTGGCGGTGGTTAGGGCGATGGTTGCGGAGGGTTTGTTACGCCGCGTGCCCTTCAAACCTATTGATTCGTCGATGCTGTTGAGGAAACTGGAGAGTGACGCCAACGCGACGTTGGCTGAGAAGAAAGCGTTGAGAGACCTGGGCGGTGAAGCGGGTGCGATTTTAGCGGTGGAGACGGCGTTAAGGAGTATCGCTGAAGAGAATGGCGGGGTGGAGCTGGAGGAGCTTTCAATTAGTGGAAAATCTAGGGTTATGGTTTTGAGTATCGATCGAATTGGTTTGTTGAAAGAATTGCCGGAGAGCGTGCAACAAAATCAAGACTTCTTTAATGGAAACAATAATACTACCGTGAATcaacatcaaattcaaaatcaaggGGGCGATTTGTATGGGATTCAGAGACCGGAGATGTGGGACCCGCATATGGCGGGAATGGCGTCAATTTATGGCGGAGGGATGATGGGGCCGAGGGGAAGAGGAGTTATGGGTATGCAGAGAGGCGGTAGAGGACAAAAGTCGAGAACAGAAGAAGATGATTGGAATGATATTCAAGAAATGTTGAATAAGAAGACATATAAGGAGTCACAAAGATCGAAAACAGGTGAAGAATTATTGGACCTCATTCAACGACCAACTGCTAAAGAAACTGCTGTGGCTGCAAAG TTCAAGAGCAAAGGTGGTTCTCAAGTGAAGGAGTATTGTTCATCTCTAACCAAAGAGGATTGCCGACTCAAAACTGGTTCATTTGCTGCTTGTGAGAAG GTTCATTTTCGGCGAATAATTGCTCAACATACTGACATTAATTTAGGTGACTGTTCTTTCCTTGACACATGCCGTCACATGAAG ACATGCAAGTATGTACACTATGAGCTTGATCCCGAGAGAGATTTACCACCCACTGTGATGGGTGCTGGTGCTCTTGCTCCCCCCAAACCATTAAAGCCTCAGCGTCCTGAATATTGTTCCGAAGTAGAACTTGGCGAACCACAATGGATTAACTGTGACATACGTACTTTTAGAATGGACATTTTAGGACAATTTGGAGTTATAATGGCAGATCCTCCGTGGGATATTCATATGGAACTGCCTTATGGGACAATGGCTGATGATGAGATGCGCAACCTTAATGTTCCTGCATTGCAGACTGATGGTCTGATTTTCCTTTGGGTTACTGGACGTGCAATGGAGCTTGGACGGGAATG TTTAGATCTTTGGGGATACAAGCGTGTCGAGGAAATAATATGGGTGAAGACTAATCAACTTCAGCGAATAATTAGGACTGGGCGAACAGGCCATTGGCTCAATCATAGTAAAGAGCACTGCCTTGTTGGAATAAAAGGGAATCCAGAAGTAAATAGGAATATTGATACAGATGTTATTGTTGCTGAAGTTCGAGAAACAAGTCGCAAGCCAGATGAG ATGTACCCTTTGCTGGAGAGGATAAGTCCAAGGACAAGAAAGCTGGAATTGTTTGCTCGAATGCACAATACTCATGCAGG GTGGATGTCACTTGGCAATCAGTTAGATGGAgtaagattggttgatgaaggcCTGCGAGCAAGATTCAAAGCTGCTTACCCAGAAGTGGTGGTGCAGCCAGCCTCTCCTCCTAGGGCTTCTACAATGGAAATAGACTCCAATAATGCTACTCAAACTAGGAGCCCTTTTGCAGTTAATGAATCAAGGTCCTCTGCCATGCAGTTTGCAGACCCTGAAGCTCCTGAGGTTCCCTATGCTTCTGAAGAGCGGCCAATGGCTGTGGATGCTGATATGGTAAACTAA
- the LOC123204629 gene encoding mavicyanin-like, producing the protein MANLRSCRFQILLFAFQFLMLLQTKVSCLQYKVGDLDAWGIPTSANPSVYTNWSKNNNPRIGDSLLFLYPPSQDSVIQVSESSYNSCNITDPILYMNNGNSLFNITANGDFFFTSGEPGHCEKKQKLHVAVGNVSAFSPSSDPGAFPANAPSYPTVFGPIPQPPPTSSSPLQLSFSVFFTAVIGSAASAIFNGIL; encoded by the exons ATGGCCAATCTTAGAAGCTGCAGATTTCAGATATTATTGTTTGCTTTTCAGTTTCTTATGTTATTACAGACCAAAGTGTCATGTTTACAGTACAAGGTTGGAGATTTAGATGCTTGGGGAATTCCCACTTCTGCAAATCCATCAGTTTATACCAACTGGTCCAAGAACAACAACCCCAGGATTGGAGATTCTCTCT TGTTTTTGTACCCACCAAGTCAAGATTCAGTGATTCAAGTCTCGGAATCATCCTACAATTCATGTAACATTACTGATCCAATTCTGTACATGAACAATGGCAACTCTCTGTTTAACATCACTGCAAATGGGGATTTTTTCTTCACCAGTGGAGAGCCAGGGCACTGTGAAAAGAAGCAGAAGCTACATGTAGCAGTCGGGAATGTGTCTgctttttctccttcttctgATCCTGGTGCATTTCCTGCCAATGCACCCTCTTACCCGACTGTGTTTGGTCCTATTCCACAGCCACCACCTACATCTTCGTCGCCATTGCAGCTAAGTTTTTCAGTCTTCTTTACAGCTGTTATTGGATCAGCAGCTTCTGCAATATTCAATGGCATCCTGTGA